The Halobacterium hubeiense genome contains the following window.
CGCGAGGAACGCCAGCGGCAGGCGGACGAGGTACGTGCCCGCGATGGCGCCGTAGAACGGCCAGCGGGTGTCGCCGGCGCCGCGGAGGCCGCCGCGGAGCGTCCGCGACACCGAGAAGCCGGCGACGCTCAACCCGAACACGCGGATGAACGTCACCGTGAGGTCGACGTTCGCCGCGCCGAACGCCTGCGCGATTGGCGTCGCCGCGAGGAAGATGCCGGCCCCGATGAGCAACTGGGTGACCAGCGCGATGCGAAGCGTCTGCCAGCCGTAGTCGGCGGCCTCGTCGGGGTCGCCCGCGCCCAACCGCTGGCCGACGAGGGTGCTGGACGCCGTGGAGTACCCCCACGCGGGCATCAGCGCCAGCAGCATCACGCGGCGGCCGATGGCGTACGACGCGACCACGGGCGTCCCGAGCACGCCGAGCACGAACAGGAACGGGAACCGGCCGAACGTCCGCGAGAGCCGCGTGCCCGCCAGCGGGAGCGCGACGCGCACGATTTCCCGGGCGACGCCCCAGTCCCACTGCTTGCCGCGCAGTCGGAGCGTGACGCTCCACCGCCCCGACAGCAGGACGGCGAGGAAGACGACGCCCGCGAGCGCGTTCGCGGCGGCGGTCCCCCACGCCGCGCCGACGACGCTGAGCTCCGGGAAGCCGAACAGCCCGAAGATGAGCACGGCGTTCAACGCGATGTTCGTCGGGAGCGTCACGAGGCGGACGTACATCGGCGTGCGGGTGTCGCCGGCGCCCGCCAGCGCCCGCGCCGCGATCATGCTCCAGAACCGGAACGCCACCGACAGCATCACCACGCGGAGGTAGTCCGCGCCCAGCGCCGCCGTCTCCGCGTCGCTGGCGAGCAGTCCGACGAGCGGGTCCGCGTACAGCCACGCGCCGAGCGTGAGCGGCGCCGACAGCAGTAGCGAAATCCACAGCGACTGCTTGATGGCGAAGTCCGCTTCCGCGTCCTCGTCGGCGCCCTTCAGCCGGGAGACGA
Protein-coding sequences here:
- a CDS encoding MATE family efflux transporter, which codes for MTLRRRAEALVAAFPALLARLGLVDRQKGEEAFDLALPAMVTGGLRTVLRTTDFLMVSIAAGDVAVAALEFGFQYYFIPFGLALALTSGTISVVSRLKGADEDAEADFAIKQSLWISLLLSAPLTLGAWLYADPLVGLLASDAETAALGADYLRVVMLSVAFRFWSMIAARALAGAGDTRTPMYVRLVTLPTNIALNAVLIFGLFGFPELSVVGAAWGTAAANALAGVVFLAVLLSGRWSVTLRLRGKQWDWGVAREIVRVALPLAGTRLSRTFGRFPFLFVLGVLGTPVVASYAIGRRVMLLALMPAWGYSTASSTLVGQRLGAGDPDEAADYGWQTLRIALVTQLLIGAGIFLAATPIAQAFGAANVDLTVTFIRVFGLSVAGFSVSRTLRGGLRGAGDTRWPFYGAIAGTYLVRLPLAFLALPATFVFGPFALGPLSIPAVSPGLGLGLTAIFAAILGDMYVRAAVNFVRFRSGAWRAYGAKTPAADGAD